The proteins below are encoded in one region of Oreochromis niloticus isolate F11D_XX linkage group LG6, O_niloticus_UMD_NMBU, whole genome shotgun sequence:
- the opn6a gene encoding opsin 6, group member a, with protein sequence MSLSGAAASSPPWRNHSFILGGGRDPPLTDQGETIIGVYLLLLGWMSWFGNSIVLFVLYRQRASLLPTDYLTFNLAVSDASISVFGYSRGIIEIFNVFQDSGYLISSIWTCQVDGFFTLVFGLSSIYTLTVISITRYIKGCHPSRAHYITRTSVFVCLLLIWISAGFWSGAPLLGWGSYTDRGYGTCEIDWAKANYSSVYKSYIVSIFVCCFFVPVLVMLFCYVSIINTVKRGNALSAEGDLTDRQRKIERDVTVVSIVICTAFILAWSPYAVVSMWSAWGFHVPNLTSIFTRLFAKSASFYNPLIYFGLSSKFRKDVAVLLPCTRDAKDTVKLKRFKPKVDGRLATGGGARFKVPLSRPEKKYSLVNHPHEAPTADSGAVSPPSTPPPVNKEVFYINMPRPSETSSGFECERL encoded by the exons ATGTCACTCAGCGGCGCTGCAGCCAGCAGCCCCCCCTGGAGGAACCACAGCTTCATCCTGGGAGGGGGGCGAGATCCCCCCCTGACCGACCAGGGGGAGACCATCATAGGAGTCTACCTACTGCTGCTGG GATGGATGTCCTGGTTCGGAAACAGCATCGTCCTCTTCGTCCTCTACAGGCAGAGAGCCTCACTGCTGCCCACCGACTACCTAACCTTTAACCTCGCCGTCTCAGACGCCAGCATTTCCGTGTTCGGATACTCCAGAGGAATCATCGAGATCTTCAACGTCTTCCAGGATAGCGGCTACCTCATCTCCTCCATCTGGACCTGCCAG GTGGACGGGTTCTTCACGCTGGTGTTCGGTCTGAGCAGCATCTACACGCTGACCGTGATCAGCATCACACGCTACATCAAAGGATGCCACCCAAGCCGAG cgcATTACATCACCAGGACCAGTGTGTTCGTGTGCCTGTTGCTCATCTGGATCTCAGCTGGATTCTGGTCAGGGGCGCCGCTGCTCGGCTGGGGCAGCTACACAG ATCGCGGCTACGGGACCTGTGAGATTGACTGGGCCAAGGCAAACTACTCGAGCGTCTACAAGTCCTACATCGTCTCCATCTTTGTGTGCTGCTTCTTCGTCCCCGTGCTCGTCATGCTGTTCTGCTACGTTTCCATCATCAACACGGTGAAGCGAGGCAACGCGCTGTCGGCTGAGGGAGACCTGACCGACCGCCAGCGGAAGATCGAGAGAGACGTGACCGTC GTTTCCATAGTGATCTGCACGGCCTTCATCCTGGCCTGGTCACCGTACGCCGTGGTGTCCATGTGGTCCGCCTGGGGTTTCCACGTGCCCAACCTCACCAGCATCTTCACCCGCCTCTTTGCCAAATCTGCCAGTTTCTACAACCCACTCATCTACTTTGGTCTCAGCTCCAAATTCCGCAAAGATGTGGCGGTCCTGCTGCCGTGCACGCGTGACGCCAAAGACACCGTCAAGCTGAAGCGTTTCAAACCCAAGGTTGACGGTCGCCTTGCCACAGGAGGCGGAGCCAGATTCAAAGTTCCTCTGAGCCGGCCTGAAAAGAAGTACTCGTTAGTGAACCATCCCCATGAGGCCCCGACCGCGGACTCGGGAGCAGTGAGTCCACCATCCACGCCGCCACCCGTCAACAAGGAGGTGTTCTACATCAACATGCCCCGCCCCTCTGAGACCAGTTCTGGCTTTGAATGCGAGAGACTCTGA
- the LOC100697979 gene encoding wiskott-Aldrich syndrome protein family member 3, protein MPLVKRIIEPRYLCRGSLPDGVASELECVTNSTLAAVIKQLGGLSRHAEDIFGELFTEANSFYLRMNSLQERVDLLAVKVTQLDSTVEEVSLQDINMRKAFKSSTIQDQQVVSRSSIPNPALEMYQRCDKPPPLNILTAYRDDKKDGLKFYTDPSYFFNLWKEKMLQATENKRKEKRRQKEQRHVEESSGREVKKVRKARNRRQEWNLMAYDKELRPDARVTPSPHHTSDGSVSPDRSGMSDDLSFPASPHHDGYDRKDDVDMATSGSGQTQSLDRALRPTSAVSAATARQHSLGRNQPHQHHHRPQPLTGPANQNGARSNMAKEANDRQIPPAPPPPPPLMPSAGQVVFPNSSIHSAAMATPLHPAAVPGNQGGTAAQAHPYSPSPPPPPPGNYISSPSRPSSQAPSSAAAPPVPPAADGRKPAAGLNVPMNDARSDLLAAIRRGIQLRKVQEQREQEEAKKREPAGNDVATILSRRIAVEYSESEEESEPEDQEWSD, encoded by the exons ATGCCGCTGGTGAAGCGAATCATTGAGCCTCGGTACCTGTGCCGCGGCTCTCTGCCTGATGGGGTCGCCAGTGAGCTGGAGTGCGTCACCAATAGCACACTGGCTGCAGTCATCAAACAGCTGGGAGGACTCA GTCGCCATGCGGAGGACATCTTTGGCGAGCTGTTCACAGAGGCTAACAGCTTCTACCTGAGAATGAACAGCCTGCAGGAGAGAGTGGACCTGCTGGCCGTGAAGGTCACTCAGCTGGATTCCACCGTGGAGGAAG TCTCACTGCAGGACATCAATATGCGGAAAGCTTTTAAGAGCAGTACCATTCAGGACCAGCAGGTGGTGTCACGGAGCTCCATCCCTAATCCAGCGCTGGAGATGTACCAACGCTGTGACAAGCCACCACCCCTCAACATCCTGACAGCCTACAG GGACGACAAGAAGGATGGTCTGAAGTTCTACACCGACCCATCGTACTTCTTCAACCTGTGGAAGGAAAAGATGCTGCAGGCCACCGAGAACAAACGCAAGGAGAAGAGACGGCAGAAG GAGCAGAGACATGTGGAGGAGTCTTCAGGGCGCGAGGTGAAGAAG GTCCGGAAAGCGCGAAACAGGCGACAGGAGTGGAACCTGATGGCTTATGACAAGGAGCTCCGCCCAGATGCTCGAGTCACACCATCACCTCACCATACATCTGACGGCTCAGTGTCACCCGACAG GTCAGGGATGTCAGATGACCTCTCCTTCCCGGCCAGTCCTCACCATGATGGGTATGATAGAAAAGATGATGTTGACATGGCGACCAGTGGTTCTGGGCAAACTCAGTCATTGGACCGTGCCCTCAGACCCACCTCCGCAGTATCTGCGGCAACCGCTCGGCAGCACTCTCTGGGTCGCAACCAGCCGCATCAGCATCACCATCGCCCACAGCCGCTCACTGGCCCAGCCAATCAGAACGGAGCACGTTCCAACATGGCCAAGGAGgccaa TGACCGTCAAATCCCTCCGGCCCCGCCACCGCCTCCACCTCTCATGCCATCAGCAGGACAGGTGGTGTTTCCAAACAGCTCCATCCACAGTGCTGCTATGGCAACACCATTGCACCCTGCAGCTGTGCCTGGTAACCAAG GTGGCACCGCTGCCCAGGCCCACCCTTATAGCCCCTcccctccacccccacccccaggtAACTACATCTCCTCCCCCTCCCGTCCTAGCAGCCAAGCtccctcctctgctgctgcgCCCCCGGTGCCCCCGGCGGCAGATGGCAGGAAGCCAGCCGCTGGACTGAACGTGCCAATGAATGACGCCCGCAGTGACCTCCTCGCCGCTATCCGCAGAG GGATCCAGCTGAGGAAGGTTCAGGAGCAGCGTGAGCAGGAAGAGGCCAAGAAACGAGAGCCGGCGGGAAACGACGTTGCCACCATCTTGTCGCGACGTATCGCGGTGGAATACAGCGAATCAGAGGAGGAATCTGAGCCTGAGGACCAGGAGTGGTCCGACTAA
- the zgc:110222 gene encoding protein CXorf40A, with product MAVQVRCLSFRQPYAGLVLDGVKTVESRWRPLLAPLENQTLAVHVAQRDWEGSEWRAVLSGLLGMNGAQIEALLESGERFGRGVVAGLVDVGRTWLCPASLQGMELQCLEQSAVLIGLQEKHLTNLSNPRWLKAPLRAPGGRDLWTIEIPAKLLP from the exons ATGGCGGTGCAGGTGCGGTGCCTGTCGTTCCGGCAGCCCTATGCCGGCCTGGTTCTGGACGGGGTAAAGACAGTGGAGAGCCGCTGGAGGCCGCTGCTTGCTCCACTGGAGAACCAGACGCTGGCGGTCCACGTGGCTCAGCGTGACTGGGAGGGGTCGGAGTGGAGGGCAGTGCTAAGCGGCCTGCTGGGGATGAACGGCGCTCAGATCGAGGCGCTTCTGGAGTCCGGGGAGCGGTTCGGCCGCGGCGTGGTGGCAG GATTGGTGGATGTGGGCCGGACCTGGCTTTGCCCCGCCTCCCTGCAGGGGATGGAGCTACAGTGCCTGGAGCAGTCGGCCGTGCTGATTGGTCTGCAGGAGAAGCACCTGACTAACCTGTCCAACCCTCGCTGGCTGAAGGCCCCGCTGAGAGCTCCAGGAGGTCGCGACCTCTGGACCATAGAGATCCCAGCAAAATTGTTACCGTGA